From the Coffea eugenioides isolate CCC68of chromosome 1, Ceug_1.0, whole genome shotgun sequence genome, the window AATTCCAGTCCcaaatttcatttactattttcCCAAAATTAGgcatgaataaaataattattttacctTATACTGAAATCCATCTATCTTTGGCAGCACAATGAAATAAATTACATGACCAGTAATTTTTGTTGTTCCAAATATTCCCACAATAGTTTAAGATAAACCAGGCAACAGACACATTCAGTAATTAGTtgcccatatatatatatgacacTCAAAACTAATTCATCTTGAGTGAAAAGTGACTTTATTCAGCTAGATACTAACGACTAGATCATCACAGAAGTGGTCCTTGAGCAAAGCAGCTTTGATCATCAACCATGCAATCAATCAGAAATCCTGCATCCATATGCAAAAACAAGTACTTGTCATTTGTCAAGAACAATGTCACACTCACAAATACATACTCATGGATCACACACTAAGAGGGATTGAGATGGTGACTTACTTGGAGCAATCTTAGTTGGGATCAAAAGGGGGAAAGTTACTGTTAACTCCACAAGCTTTGGGAAGTCCAGAAATGCGAGCAGGCGAAGCATTTTCTATCAAAGGCAATGCGTTTTTGATGCAGTTGCAAACGGCTTCCAGGTCTGCTTTGGACTCTACCGAATCAGATACCTCTTTTACACCATTGCAGCAAGCACTGCTGGGTTGACTGCCTTGGTCTATTACATATGGCTCGCAAGGCTCCAGCATAGTACCGACAACTGAGCAAGATGGGGCAGCAGCTGCAACTTCTGGCCATGAAGTTGAAACAATGGCTACCGATATTGCAAAGAAAGCTAGTGCAATCAACCTTGCCATTTTTAAAAATGGAGAATCCTATGTATTGCAGATCAATTCTATGTAGTATATCAAGTCTGTGGTTCCAAGTCAAGTATTTTCGTCCTGATAAAAGATTGCATATATAGTGGCTGGTTCCCGGAAATTAGGTGGTTCATTTACGTGCAACTTTCTTTAGTCATTGCCATGCCATTGTCGTGTTCGCCTGTTTTAGAAGGCATACCACTATCATGATGATCAGTGTTTTAGGAGGGAGAGACGCTAGGCGTTTCCTATTACACATATACTGTAAAATATATCTTGCCAGCACTGCTCATTAAGCTTCGAAAACCTCATAGTTTTGTTACAAATGCAGAAGaaaaataatcaagaaaattGCTGTTAAATTTGTTGAAGTTCAAGAATCGGTAGGACTAGATCTGTAAATTTTGTCAAGCAGAAATGAAACATCAAGATCATTTGAGAAGAGACGGAATGATAATACTCAGTTTGAGACCAGAATTTCCTTAGGTGGATGCTCTCTTATGGAGATTTATCAAAGCTTACTTTGAGAAAAGTTCCCTCCCGAACTTAATTTGAAAAGATGACAGGAAAAAGGATATTTCTTTCATATACATTGAATTGAATTGGGACAATACACTTTATATAGAAGTACAATATCTATTTCTTTCCTATAATTGAGCTAAATTTTGCTAAGCTACCAATTTGCAAAATCTTTCCTAAAAACACTTTGATTACAATAAAATCTATGCCACTAGTTGTGGACTTGCCATCTCAACACTCCCCCAAGTTGGAGAGTGAAGTTCAAGATCTCCCAACTTGCGTTTCATGATTGAAAACATCTCTTTTCCCAAAAGCTTGGTAAACGTATCCACAAGTTGATTCGTGGAAAAAACATATTGAGTTGTAACTGAACCATCTTGTATCTTGTAACAAATGAAATAATAAT encodes:
- the LOC113770953 gene encoding non-specific lipid-transfer protein-like, coding for MARLIALAFFAISVAIVSTSWPEVAAAAPSCSVVGTMLEPCEPYVIDQGSQPSSACCNGVKEVSDSVESKADLEAVCNCIKNALPLIENASPARISGLPKACGVNRFLIDCMVDDQSCFAQGPLL